In the Cololabis saira isolate AMF1-May2022 chromosome 7, fColSai1.1, whole genome shotgun sequence genome, one interval contains:
- the LOC133446996 gene encoding protocadherin gamma-C5-like isoform X1, producing the protein MYFMESRMTKKKGYRDWRWQVFWWHLFFLLWRTIHGQTRYSIPEEQKRGSAVGNLAKDLGLGLSEIFDRKLRVASEAGEEYFSVDAGKGELVVNDIIDREALCGQSLNCVLPLQVVIEDPLHLHRIEVEIRDINDNSPSFLSNELSLNIPESAAVGTRFPLESAVDPDVGSNSVKSYTLSKNECCSLKIKEIEGGKMVPELVLEKPLDREKMSVHKILLTALDGGNSVRSGTTQVTISVLDINDNFPVFEKNVYKASLSEKSVIGAVIIKPKATDADEGLNGEIEFSFGSRTPESVSSIFDINRLTGEITLKGELDYETTKSFDIDVTAKDKGSPEMEGHCSVQVDVTDFNDNAPEISFTSQSKPLREDAPSGTVAALISARDLDSGDNGKVALQLNKGSPFNLKPSFANNYALVTAGALDRENCSEYKIEITATDSGSPPMSSKKTIFVSVTDVNDNSPTFSQSSYNVYLKENGVAGSILHSVSATDLDSGENAKISYSILDSKVQDVSVSSYVYINSDNGSIYSMHSFDYEKLKVFQIVVQAKDQGSPSLSSNATVHVFILDQNDNAPAVIYPSSAALGSLSHQRMPRSAKAAHLVTKVTAVDADSGHNAWISYRLAEATDASLFTVNLYTGEVRTKRAVSEQDESSQRLLIEIKDDGEPVQSATVTVSILVEDGLHEPILDLRHKVSEPSKKTGRITLYLILSLASVSVLSLVTFLILAVKCIRNSRSSGSCCMRQSDCDDYKNPNRNLQIQLNTDGPIKYVEVLGGDMMSQSQSFRSCMSPMSEYSDFTLIKPSSTTDFKEVISVLDASLPDSTWTFESQQQKPPNNDWRFTQGQRPGPSGPHMPYGTHIRWTPKSGTRAAGGPEVAMGTGPWPQPPTEAEQLQALMAAANEVSEATATLGPGTMGLSTRYSPQFTLQHVPDYRQNVYIPGSTATLTSNPQQQQATAQQAAQQALPPPQAAAQVEPPKAAQTPASKKKSTKKEKK; encoded by the exons ATGTATTTTATGGAATCAAGgatgacaaagaaaaaaggataccGAGACTGGAGATGGCAAGTGTTTTGGTGgcatcttttctttctcttgtggAGAACAATACACGGACAGACTCGTTACAGCATCCCGGAGGAACAAAAACGAGGCTCTGCAGTTGGAAATCTTGCCAAAGATCTGGGTTTGGGTCTATCAGAGATTTTTGACCGCAAGCTTCGTGTCGCTTCCGAGGCTGGGGAGGAGTATTTCAGCGTGGATGCGGGGAAGGGCGAGCTGGTGGTGAATGACATAATAGACAGAGAGGCTTTGTGTGGACAAAGCCTCAACTGCGTGTTACCCCTGCAAGTCGTTATTGAGGACCCTCTGCATTTACATCGGATTGAAGTGGAAATACGAGATATAAACGACAATTCTCCAAGTTTCCTATCAAACGAATTATCTTTAAATATACCTGAATCAGCAGCAGTTGGTACACGCTTTCCTTTGGAGAGCGCAGTGGACCCCGACGTAGGAAGCAATTCGGTAAAATCATATACCCTCAGTAAGAACGAGTGctgttctttaaaaataaaagaaattgaGGGGGGAAAGATGGTTCCGGAACTTGTCTTAGAAAAGCCTCTGGATCGAGAAAAGATGAGTGTTCACAAAATTCTACTAACGGCATTAGATGGGGGGAATTCAGTCAGATCTGGAACCACACAAGTAACCATAAGCGTTCTTGACATAAATGATAATTTCCCGGTATTTGAGAAGAATGTATACAAAGCCTCACTGAGTGAAAAAAGTGTAATAGGGGCTGTTATTATAAAGCCAAAAGCAACGGATGCAGATGAAGGCTTAAACGGTGAAATTGAATTCTCATTTGGTTCTCGGACACCAGAGTCTGTGTCGTCCATCTTTGATATTAATCGCTTAACAGGTGAAATTACTCTAAAAGGTGAATTGGACTATGAAACTACGAAGTCGTTTGACATTGACGTaactgcaaaagataaaggtagcCCTGAAATGGAAGGCCACTGCAGTGTGCAGGTTGATGTTACTGATTTCAATGACAACGCTCCCGAAATCAGTTTCACATCTCAGTCAAAACCACTACGTGAAGACGCTCCGAGTGGAACTGTAGCTGCTTTGATCAGTGCACGAGACCTGGACTCTGGTGATAATGGTAAAGTTGCGTTGCAGCTCAACAAAGGCTCCCCTTTCAATCTAAAACCATCTTTTGCTAATAACTATGCACTGGTTACAGCCGGTGCTTTAGACAGAGAGAACTGCTCGGAATACAAGATTGAGATAACAGCCACTGATTCTGGCTCCCCTCCCATGTCAAGTAAGAAAACTATATTTGTTAGCGTTACAGATGTGAATGACAACTCCCCTACGTTTAGTCAATCGTCTTATAATGTTTACCTAAAAGAGAATGGAGTAGCAGGCTCCATATTGCACTCTGTGTCTGCAACTGACCTGGATTCTGGTGAAAACGCAAAGATTTCTTATTCTATTTTAGATTCAAAAGTGCAAGACGTCTCAGTCTCTTCTTATGTTTACATTAACTCGGATAACGGCAGCATCTACAGCATGCACTCGTTTGACTATGAGAAACTGAAGGTGTTTCAGATTGTGGTTCAGGCGAAGGACCAGGGCTCTCCATCTCTCAGCAGCAACGCTACTGTCCATGTTTTTATCCTGGACCAGAACGATAATGCCCCCGCTGTTATTTACCCCTCCTCCGCTGCTCTGGGCTCCCTCTCTCATCAGAGGATGCCCCGCTCCGCTAAAGCTGCTCATCTGGTTACTAAGGTGACGGCCGTGGACGCTGACTCGGGCCATAACGCCTGGATCTCCTACAGACTGGCGGAGGCCACAGACGCCTCTCTGTTCACTGTCAATCTGTATACAGGGGAGGTGAGGACTAAACGTGCTGTTTCCGAGCAGGACGAGTCCTCTCAGAGACTACTTATAGAGATCAAGGACGATGGGGAACCGGTCCAGTCCGCCACCGTTACGGTGTCCATCCTGGTGGAGGACGGTCTTCATGAGCCCATCTTAGACCTCCGACACAAAGTGTCAGAGCCCAGCAAGAAAACCGGGAGAATCACCCTTTATTTGATTCTGTCTCTGGCCTCGGTGTCCGTGCTGTCTCTGGTCACGTTTCTCATCTTGGCGGTTAAATGCATCAGGAACAGCAGAAGCAGCGGGAGCTGCTGCATGAGACAGAGTGACTGTGATGATTACAAGAACCCCAACAGAAACTTGCAGATCCAGCTCAACACTGATGGACCTATAAAGTACGTGGAGGTCCTGGGAGGAGACATGATGAGTCAGAGTCAGTCCTTCAGGTCCTGCATGTCTCCGATGTCAGAGTACAGTGATTTCACTTTAATTAAACCCAGCAGCACCACAGACTTTAAGGAGGTGATCAGTGTCTTGGATGCGTCTTTACCTGACAGCACTTGGACTTTTGAGAGTCAACAG CAAAAGCCCCCCAACAATGACTGGCGCTTCACACAGGGACAGAGACCTGGACCTAGCGG TCCCCACATGCCGTACGGTACACACATACGATGGACGCCGAAGAGTGGGACAAG AGCGGCTGGAGGACCTGAGGTTGCCATGGGAACTGGCCCCTGGCCCCAGCCCCCTACCGAAGCTGAGCAGCTCCAGGCCTTGATGGCAGCAGCTAACG AAGTAAGTGAGGCTACGGCCACTCTCGGGCCCGGCACCATGGGTCTGAGCACCCGCTACAGCCCCCAGTTCACCCTGCAGCACGTGCCCGACTACCGCCAGAACGTCTACATCCCCGGCAGCACGGCCACCCTCACCTCCAACCCCCAACAGCAGCAGGCCACCGCCCAGCAGGCCGCTCAGCAAGCACTGCCCCCTCCTCAGGCTGCAGCCCAAGTCGAGCCCCCCAAGGCTGCCCAAACCCCCGCCTCCAAAAAGAAGTCcaccaagaaggagaagaagtaG
- the LOC133446996 gene encoding protocadherin gamma-C5-like isoform X16: MDSRQRKRSGGGRLWRIYFYLACVSSVSGQLSYSVSEELSPGSVVGNIAKDLSSSAQGIVQRRLRVVSDSAVQYFEVKHATGDLVIKQKIDREQLCEQSSTCSLHLQLLLEEPLEIHRVVVNVLDVNDNAPQFSTRNISLEVSEAAAPGTRFRLESAHDPDVGTNSLRTYHVASNDFFVLNVQSKSDGSKFPELVVDKPLDREMQASFRLLLTAVDGGQPEKSGSTLLLIKLLDVNDNAPVFDEPVRKVTLLENVARGTLVTKLNATDADTGNNGEISFLFSKFTPERVLQLFSVDAKSGEIHVKGDVDYEKASAYHITVQARDGGSPAMEGSCNVIIDIVDVNDNAPGVTVTSLTSSIREDSPAETVIALISARDQDSGANGEVTLTIPPGLPFKLNSANGMDYRLTTVGKLDRETVPEYTVVIRASDAGTPPLSSQTTFVVKLSDVNDNTPTFSQPSYSVDIPENNAPSSPIAAVSATDPDLGENAQISYSILPSMVQGSPISSYVYINPESGRIYSMRSLDYEQLNAFRIEVQARDSGVPSRTTNVTVHVFLVDVNDNAPAIVHPSYPKGKRLQLTVPPSATPGYFIIKLVAVDADSGHNAWLFYSIAPGPNAGMFRIGVHTGELRTARNWAKEEDGSTYDITVIIQDNGEPPKSSSVNITVTVDEKSTVNEAPVSPRHNHFYNRTGMSDITFYLIISLACVSAVSFITFVVLMVRCLRHRSPGFEDSDCCCYGNHRSSRYHQRPSKDLHLQLNSDGPIRYMEVVGGPQDSHTRTYRPCYSTISSRSDFVFMKTPMLSHNNTLNMTLSRKHLMNSASEQKPPNNDWRFTQGQRPGPSGAAGGPEVAMGTGPWPQPPTEAEQLQALMAAANEVSEATATLGPGTMGLSTRYSPQFTLQHVPDYRQNVYIPGSTATLTSNPQQQQATAQQAAQQALPPPQAAAQVEPPKAAQTPASKKKSTKKEKK, encoded by the exons ATGGACTCCAGACAGAGGAAGCGCTCTGGAGGTGGGAGGCTGTGGAGGATTTACTTCTATCTGGCCTGCGTCTCCTCTGTGTCCGGTCAGCTCAGTTATTCCGTGTCGGAAGAACTAAGCCCGGGCTCCGTGGTTGGGAACATCGCCAAAGATTTAAGTTCATCCGCCCAGGGGATTGTTCAGAGGAGGTTACGAGTGGTGTCCGACTCAGCTGTGCAGTACTTCGAGGTGAAACATGCCACCGGTGATTTGGTTATTAAACAAAAAATCGACAGAGAACAACTGTGTGAACAGAGTTCAACGTGTTCACTACACCTCCAGCTACTTCTGGAGGAACCTTTGGAGATTCATCGAGTTGTTGTGAATGTTTTGGATGTGAATGACAATGCGCCGCAGTTTTCAACCAGGAACATTTCTTTGGAGGTTTCAGAAGCGGCTGCGCCAGGGACGCGCTTTCGTTTGGAGAGTGCGCACGATCCAGACGTGGGTACCAACTCTTTACGCACTTACCATGTGGCATCAAACGACTTTTTTGTGTTAAATGTGCAAAGTAAAAGTGATGGCAGCAAGTTTCCGGAGCTAGTGGTGGATAAACCTTTGGACAGGGAGATGCAGGCCTCGTTTCGCCTGTTGCTCACAGCTGTGGATGGGGGTCAGCCAGAGAAATCTGGCTCCACACTTCTGCTCATTAAACTTTTGGACGTAAATGACAATGCGCCGGTGTTTGACGAGCCGGTAAGGAAAGTTACGCTTTTAGAAAATGTTGCACGAGGCACTTTAGTGACGAAATTAAACGCGACGGACGCGGATACGGGTAACAATGGTGAAATATCCTTCCTGTTTAGTAAATTCACACCGGAACGTGTTCTCCAGCTGTTCAGCGTGGATGCAAAAAGTGGAGAGATCCACGTGAAGGGTGATGTGGATTATGAGAAAGCTTCAGCATATCACATCACAGTGCAGGCCAGAGATGGTGGTTCCCCCGCTATGGAAGGCTCCTGCAACGTCATAATAGACATAGTTGACGTGAATGACAATGCGCCAGGGGTGACTGTGACGTCACTGACCAGTTCCATCAGGGAAGATTCACCAGCAGAGACCGTAATAGCACTCATAAGTGCAAGGGACCAGGACTCGGGTGCCAATGGGGAAGTCACATTAACTATTCCACCAGGTTTGCCATTCAAACTTAATTCAGCTAATGGCATggactacagactcaccactgTTGGCAAACTGGACCGTGAGACTGTGCCAGAGTACACAGTGGTCATCAGGGCTTCTGATGCTGGCACCCCTCCCCTTTCATCACAAACCACCTTTGTGGTGAAGCTCTCAGATGTAAATGACAATACCCCCACCTTCTCGCAGCCTTCGTACTCTGTGGATATCCCAGAGAACAATGCCCCCAGCTCCCCCATTGCTGCTGTTTCTGCCACCGACCCAGACCTTGGTGAAAATGCTCAAATCTCATATTCAATCCTTCCCAGCATGGTACAGGGCTCTCCCATATCATCTTATGTGTACATTAACCCAGAAAGTGGCCGTATCTATAGCATGCGTTCTCTGGATTATGAACAACTCAATGCTTTCCGTATTGAGGTGCAGGCCCGGGATTCTGGTGTGCCCTCACGGACAACAAACGTTACTGTGCACGTGTTTTTGGTTGATGTGAATGATAATGCACCAGCCATTGTTCATCCCTCCTACCCTAAAGGCAAAAGATTGCAGCTCACTGTGCCCCCATCTGCCACACCGGGGTACTTCATAATTAAACTGGTTGCGGTAGATGCAGACAGTGGGCACAATGCTTGGTTGTTTTACTCAATAGCCCCTGGACCAAATGCGGGCATGTTCCGTATCGGGGTCCACACTGGGGAGCTCCGCACAGCACGCAATTGGGCAAAGGAGGAAGATGGTTCAACATATGACATAACAGTCATCATTCAGGATAATGGTGAACCACCAAAGTCCAGCTCTGTGAACATAACAGTAACTGTGGATGAGAAGAGCACAGTCAACGAAGCTCCAGTAAGCCCTCGCCACAACCACTTCTACAACCGCACTGGGATGTCGGATATTACTTTCTATCTTATCATCTCTCTGGCCTGTGTGTCAGCTGTGTCCTTCATCACGTTTGTTGTTCTCATGGTGCGCTGCCTACGGCACCGCAGCCCAGGGTTTGAAGATTCTGATTGCTGCTGTTACGGTAACCACAGGTCCTCCCGCTACCATCAGAGGCCCAGCAAAGACCTGCACCTTCAGCTCAACAGTGATGGACCCATACGATATATGGAAGTTGTTGGGGGTCCACAGGATTCTCACACACGCACCTATAGACCCTGCTACTCCACCATTTCTAGCCGAAGTgactttgtatttatgaagaCACCCATGCTGAGTCACAACAACACTCTCAACATGACACTCAGCAGGAAGCACCTTATGAACTCAGCCAGTGAG CAAAAGCCCCCCAACAATGACTGGCGCTTCACACAGGGACAGAGACCTGGACCTAGCGG AGCGGCTGGAGGACCTGAGGTTGCCATGGGAACTGGCCCCTGGCCCCAGCCCCCTACCGAAGCTGAGCAGCTCCAGGCCTTGATGGCAGCAGCTAACG AAGTAAGTGAGGCTACGGCCACTCTCGGGCCCGGCACCATGGGTCTGAGCACCCGCTACAGCCCCCAGTTCACCCTGCAGCACGTGCCCGACTACCGCCAGAACGTCTACATCCCCGGCAGCACGGCCACCCTCACCTCCAACCCCCAACAGCAGCAGGCCACCGCCCAGCAGGCCGCTCAGCAAGCACTGCCCCCTCCTCAGGCTGCAGCCCAAGTCGAGCCCCCCAAGGCTGCCCAAACCCCCGCCTCCAAAAAGAAGTCcaccaagaaggagaagaagtaG
- the LOC133446996 gene encoding protocadherin gamma-C5-like isoform X17 has translation MDSRQRKRSGGGRLWRIYFYLACVSSVSGQLSYSVSEELSPGSVVGNIAKDLSSSAQGIVQRRLRVVSDSAVQYFEVKHATGDLVIKQKIDREQLCEQSSTCSLHLQLLLEEPLEIHRVVVNVLDVNDNAPQFSTRNISLEVSEAAAPGTRFRLESAHDPDVGTNSLRTYHVASNDFFVLNVQSKSDGSKFPELVVDKPLDREMQASFRLLLTAVDGGQPEKSGSTLLLIKLLDVNDNAPVFDEPVRKVTLLENVARGTLVTKLNATDADTGNNGEISFLFSKFTPERVLQLFSVDAKSGEIHVKGDVDYEKASAYHITVQARDGGSPAMEGSCNVIIDIVDVNDNAPGVTVTSLTSSIREDSPAETVIALISARDQDSGANGEVTLTIPPGLPFKLNSANGMDYRLTTVGKLDRETVPEYTVVIRASDAGTPPLSSQTTFVVKLSDVNDNTPTFSQPSYSVDIPENNAPSSPIAAVSATDPDLGENAQISYSILPSMVQGSPISSYVYINPESGRIYSMRSLDYEQLNAFRIEVQARDSGVPSRTTNVTVHVFLVDVNDNAPAIVHPSYPKGKRLQLTVPPSATPGYFIIKLVAVDADSGHNAWLFYSIAPGPNAGMFRIGVHTGELRTARNWAKEEDGSTYDITVIIQDNGEPPKSSSVNITVTVDEKSTVNEAPVSPRHNHFYNRTGMSDITFYLIISLACVSAVSFITFVVLMVRCLRHRSPGFEDSDCCCYGNHRSSRYHQRPSKDLHLQLNSDGPIRYMEVVGGPQDSHTRTYRPCYSTISSRSDFVFMKTPMLSHNNTLNMTLSRKHLMNSASEQKPPNNDWRFTQGQRPGPSGAAGGPEVAMGTGPWPQPPTEAEQLQALMAAANVSEATATLGPGTMGLSTRYSPQFTLQHVPDYRQNVYIPGSTATLTSNPQQQQATAQQAAQQALPPPQAAAQVEPPKAAQTPASKKKSTKKEKK, from the exons ATGGACTCCAGACAGAGGAAGCGCTCTGGAGGTGGGAGGCTGTGGAGGATTTACTTCTATCTGGCCTGCGTCTCCTCTGTGTCCGGTCAGCTCAGTTATTCCGTGTCGGAAGAACTAAGCCCGGGCTCCGTGGTTGGGAACATCGCCAAAGATTTAAGTTCATCCGCCCAGGGGATTGTTCAGAGGAGGTTACGAGTGGTGTCCGACTCAGCTGTGCAGTACTTCGAGGTGAAACATGCCACCGGTGATTTGGTTATTAAACAAAAAATCGACAGAGAACAACTGTGTGAACAGAGTTCAACGTGTTCACTACACCTCCAGCTACTTCTGGAGGAACCTTTGGAGATTCATCGAGTTGTTGTGAATGTTTTGGATGTGAATGACAATGCGCCGCAGTTTTCAACCAGGAACATTTCTTTGGAGGTTTCAGAAGCGGCTGCGCCAGGGACGCGCTTTCGTTTGGAGAGTGCGCACGATCCAGACGTGGGTACCAACTCTTTACGCACTTACCATGTGGCATCAAACGACTTTTTTGTGTTAAATGTGCAAAGTAAAAGTGATGGCAGCAAGTTTCCGGAGCTAGTGGTGGATAAACCTTTGGACAGGGAGATGCAGGCCTCGTTTCGCCTGTTGCTCACAGCTGTGGATGGGGGTCAGCCAGAGAAATCTGGCTCCACACTTCTGCTCATTAAACTTTTGGACGTAAATGACAATGCGCCGGTGTTTGACGAGCCGGTAAGGAAAGTTACGCTTTTAGAAAATGTTGCACGAGGCACTTTAGTGACGAAATTAAACGCGACGGACGCGGATACGGGTAACAATGGTGAAATATCCTTCCTGTTTAGTAAATTCACACCGGAACGTGTTCTCCAGCTGTTCAGCGTGGATGCAAAAAGTGGAGAGATCCACGTGAAGGGTGATGTGGATTATGAGAAAGCTTCAGCATATCACATCACAGTGCAGGCCAGAGATGGTGGTTCCCCCGCTATGGAAGGCTCCTGCAACGTCATAATAGACATAGTTGACGTGAATGACAATGCGCCAGGGGTGACTGTGACGTCACTGACCAGTTCCATCAGGGAAGATTCACCAGCAGAGACCGTAATAGCACTCATAAGTGCAAGGGACCAGGACTCGGGTGCCAATGGGGAAGTCACATTAACTATTCCACCAGGTTTGCCATTCAAACTTAATTCAGCTAATGGCATggactacagactcaccactgTTGGCAAACTGGACCGTGAGACTGTGCCAGAGTACACAGTGGTCATCAGGGCTTCTGATGCTGGCACCCCTCCCCTTTCATCACAAACCACCTTTGTGGTGAAGCTCTCAGATGTAAATGACAATACCCCCACCTTCTCGCAGCCTTCGTACTCTGTGGATATCCCAGAGAACAATGCCCCCAGCTCCCCCATTGCTGCTGTTTCTGCCACCGACCCAGACCTTGGTGAAAATGCTCAAATCTCATATTCAATCCTTCCCAGCATGGTACAGGGCTCTCCCATATCATCTTATGTGTACATTAACCCAGAAAGTGGCCGTATCTATAGCATGCGTTCTCTGGATTATGAACAACTCAATGCTTTCCGTATTGAGGTGCAGGCCCGGGATTCTGGTGTGCCCTCACGGACAACAAACGTTACTGTGCACGTGTTTTTGGTTGATGTGAATGATAATGCACCAGCCATTGTTCATCCCTCCTACCCTAAAGGCAAAAGATTGCAGCTCACTGTGCCCCCATCTGCCACACCGGGGTACTTCATAATTAAACTGGTTGCGGTAGATGCAGACAGTGGGCACAATGCTTGGTTGTTTTACTCAATAGCCCCTGGACCAAATGCGGGCATGTTCCGTATCGGGGTCCACACTGGGGAGCTCCGCACAGCACGCAATTGGGCAAAGGAGGAAGATGGTTCAACATATGACATAACAGTCATCATTCAGGATAATGGTGAACCACCAAAGTCCAGCTCTGTGAACATAACAGTAACTGTGGATGAGAAGAGCACAGTCAACGAAGCTCCAGTAAGCCCTCGCCACAACCACTTCTACAACCGCACTGGGATGTCGGATATTACTTTCTATCTTATCATCTCTCTGGCCTGTGTGTCAGCTGTGTCCTTCATCACGTTTGTTGTTCTCATGGTGCGCTGCCTACGGCACCGCAGCCCAGGGTTTGAAGATTCTGATTGCTGCTGTTACGGTAACCACAGGTCCTCCCGCTACCATCAGAGGCCCAGCAAAGACCTGCACCTTCAGCTCAACAGTGATGGACCCATACGATATATGGAAGTTGTTGGGGGTCCACAGGATTCTCACACACGCACCTATAGACCCTGCTACTCCACCATTTCTAGCCGAAGTgactttgtatttatgaagaCACCCATGCTGAGTCACAACAACACTCTCAACATGACACTCAGCAGGAAGCACCTTATGAACTCAGCCAGTGAG CAAAAGCCCCCCAACAATGACTGGCGCTTCACACAGGGACAGAGACCTGGACCTAGCGG AGCGGCTGGAGGACCTGAGGTTGCCATGGGAACTGGCCCCTGGCCCCAGCCCCCTACCGAAGCTGAGCAGCTCCAGGCCTTGATGGCAGCAGCTAACG TAAGTGAGGCTACGGCCACTCTCGGGCCCGGCACCATGGGTCTGAGCACCCGCTACAGCCCCCAGTTCACCCTGCAGCACGTGCCCGACTACCGCCAGAACGTCTACATCCCCGGCAGCACGGCCACCCTCACCTCCAACCCCCAACAGCAGCAGGCCACCGCCCAGCAGGCCGCTCAGCAAGCACTGCCCCCTCCTCAGGCTGCAGCCCAAGTCGAGCCCCCCAAGGCTGCCCAAACCCCCGCCTCCAAAAAGAAGTCcaccaagaaggagaagaagtaG